In a single window of the Stigmatopora nigra isolate UIUO_SnigA chromosome 7, RoL_Snig_1.1, whole genome shotgun sequence genome:
- the taf12 gene encoding transcription initiation factor TFIID subunit 12 encodes MANSTTTAGKVIGAPGPAGRSSPEGSQVLSKKKLQDLVREIDPNEQLDEDVEEVLLQIADDFIESVVTAACQLARHRKSNTLEVKDVQLHLERQWNMWIPGYGSDEIRPFKKACTTEAHKQRMALIRKTTKK; translated from the exons ATGGCCAACAGCACCACAACAGCAGGAAAGGTTATCGGAGCACCAGGTCCTGCGGGCAGAAGTAGCCCCGAAGGATCTCAG GTCCTTAGCAAGAAGAAGCTTCAAGATCTGGTAAGAGAAATTGACCCCAACGAGCAGCTGGATGAGGACGTTGAGGAG GTGCTGCTTCAAATCGCCGACGACTTCATTGAGAGCGTCGTCACGGCCGCTTGTCAGCTGGCCCGCCATCGCAAGTCCAACACCCTGGAGGTCAAAGATGTCCAGTTACACCTGG AGCGTCAATGGAACATGTGGATCCCTGGTTATGGCTCAGACGAGATACGGCCCTTTAAGAAAGCGTGTACAACAGAGGCTCACAAACAG aGGATGGCCCTAATTCGCAAGACGACCAAAAAGTAG
- the LOC144199138 gene encoding ras-related protein Rab-39B-like gives MDPTLWQYQFRIIMLGDSTVGKSSLVKRYTEDNFLETINETVGVDFYVHFFEVEPGVRVKMQFWDTAGQERFRSVTRSYYRNSVGGLLVFDLTKRGTFEHIRDWHAEVCEHVLPHKVLFVLVGHKSDDQSKRTVSREEAEKLAGILGVPYIEASAKAGHNVKETFELLARRIYRGLMSGDLNLHEGWDGVKCATPLTLEAHRRSLPHSDPAHKHKPKCCA, from the exons ATGGACCCGACCTTGTGGCAGTACCAGTTCCGGATCATCATGCTCGGTGACTCCACGGTTGGAAAGTCGTCTCTTGTCAAACGCTACACGGAGGACAACTTCCTGGAGACCATCAACGAGACCGTGGGAGTGGACTTTTACGTGCATTTCTTTGAGGTGGAGCCAGGTGTGCGGGTCAAGATGCAGTTTTGGGACACCGCAGGTCAAGAGCGCTTCAG GTCAGTGACCCGTTCATACTACCGCAACTCCGTTGGCGGCCTGCTTGTGTTCGACCTGACCAAACGAGGAACATTTGAGCACATCCGGGACTGGCACGCCGAGGTGTGCGAGCATGTGCTACCCCACAAGGTGCTGTTTGTCTTGGTGGGTCACAAGAGTGATGACCAAAGCAAGCGGACTGTGAGCAGGGAAGAAGCTGAGAAGCTGGCTGGAATCTTGGGTGTGCCGTATATAGAAGCCTCAGCCAAGGCTGGCCATAATGTCAAGGAGACATTTGAGCTTCTGGCTCGCCGGATCTACCGGGGCCTGATGAGTGGGGACCTGAATCTGCACGAGGGCTGGGATGGAGTTAAGTGCGCCACGCCATTGACTCTAGAGGCACACAGGCGTAGCCTGCCTCATTCAGACCCGGCACACAAGCATAAACCGAAATGCTGTGCCTAG
- the ctps1b gene encoding CTP synthase 1b: MKYILVTGGVISGIGKGIIASSVGTLLKSCGLHVTAIKIDPYINIDAGTFSPYEHGEVFVLDDGGEVDLDLGNYERFLDIRLTKDNNLTTGKIYQSVINKERRGDYLGKTVQVVPHITDAIQEWVMNQAKISVDGDGVEPQVCVIELGGTVGDIESMPFIEAFRQFQFKVKRENFCNIHVSLVPQPNTTGEQKTKPTQNSVRELRGLGLSPDLVMCRCVTPLETAVKEKISMFCHVEPTQVICVHDVSSVYRVPLLLEEQGVVSYFCQRLNLPVEMRPRRMLFKWKEMADRSDRLLEHVSIALVGKYTKLSDSYTSVIKALEHSALAISHKLEVKYIDSADLEAATLHEEPVKYHEAWQKLCSSNGVLVPGGFGVRGTEGKMLAINWARKQNKPFLGVCLGMQLAVCEFARNVLGWEDANSTEFNPDTKYPVVIDMPEHNPGQMGGTMRLGQRRTIFKSQTSVLRKLYGDVDHVDERHRHRFEVNPELKHHFEEKGFQFVGQDVEGERMEIIQLEEHCYFIGVQYHPEFTSRPIKPSPPYFGLLLASAGKLQSYLAKGCRLSPRDNYSDRSENSSPEVDIAELKFPSLALNVDACDKY, translated from the exons ATGAAGTACATTCTAGTCACTGGTGGTGTGATTTCGGGTATCGGCAAGGGCATCATTGCCAGCAGCGTGGGCACCCTCCTCAAATCTTGCGGCCTTCATGTCACAGCCATTAAAATTGATCCATACATCAACATTGATGCTGGCACTTTTTCCCCTTATGAGCACG GGGAGGTTTTTGTGTTAGATGACGGCGGAGAGGTGGATCTGGATTTGGGTAACTATGAGCGTTTCCTGGACATCCGCTTGACAAAGGACAACAACCTTACTACTGGAAAGATCTATCAGTCAGTCATCAATAAGGAAAGGAGAGGAGACTACCTGGGCAAGACTGTTCAAG TGGTCCCCCACATCACAGATGCAATCCAGGAGTGGGTGATGAATCAAGCCAAAATCTCTGTAGATGGTGATGGTGTGGAGCCTCAAGTTTGTGTTATTGAG CTGGGGGGCACAGTGGGGGACATTGAGAGCATGCCCTTCATCGAGGCCTTCCGACAGTTTCAGTTTAAAGTGAAGAGAGAAAACTTCTGCAATATACACGTCAGCCTCGTGCCACAG ccaAACACTACAGGAGAACAAAAAACTAAACCCACACAAAATAGCGTGCGGGAACTAAGAGGTCTCGGCTTGTCTCCTGACTTG GTAATGTGCCGCTGTGTGACGCCCTTGGAAACAGCAGTGAAGGAGAAAATATCGATGTTCTGTCATGTGGAGCCAACACAG GTCATCTGTGTGCATGATGTGTCTTCCGTCTACCGAGTGCCTTTACTGCTGGAAGAACAGGGGGTTGTCAGCTACTTCTGCCAAAGACTTAATCTACCTGTTGAGATGAGGCCAAGAAGGATGCTCTTCAAGTGGAAGGAGATGGCTGATAG ATCTGACCGACTGCTAGAGCACGTTTCCATCGCCCTAGTAGGAAAGTACACAAAGCTGTCAGACTCTTACACGTCTGTCATCAAAGCCCTGGAGCACTCGGCGCTTGCCATCAGTCACAAGCTCGAGGTCAAG tacataGACTCGGCCGACCTGGAAGCGGCCACTTTGCATGAAGAGCCGGTGAAATATCATGAAGCCTGGCAAAAGCTTTGCAGCTCTAA CGGTGTGTTAGTTCCTGGTGGCTTTGGTGTGAGAGGAACAGAAGGCAAGATGTTGGCCATAAACTGGGCaagaaaacagaataaacccttCCTAG GTGTGTGTTTGGGCATGCAGCTGGCTGTGTGCGAATTTGCCCGCAATGTTCTCGGTTGGGAAG atGCCAATTCCACAGAGTTCAACCCTGACACGAAGTACCCAGTG gtAATCGACATGCCAGAGCACAACCCAGGCCAGATGGGAGGCACAATGAGGCTTGGTCAGCGGCGGACTATCTTCAAATCCCAAACCAGTGTCCTTA GAAAACTCTATGGAGACGTAGACCACGTTGATGAGCGACACCGACACAGATTTGAA GTGAACCCTGAGCTTAAGCACCACTTTGAAGAGAAAGGATTCCAGTTTGTTGGCCAGGATGTCGAGGGGGAGCGAATGGAGATCATTCAGTTAGAGG AACATTGCTACTTTATCGGAGTGCAATATCATCCTGAGTTCACCTCTAGGCCTATCAAACCATCACCGCCCTATTTCGGCCTCCTGTTGGCTTCCGcgggcaaactccaaagctacCTGGCCAAAGGCTGTCGCCTGTCTCCACG GGACAACTACAGCGACCGTAGCGAAAACAGCTCCCCCGAGGTCGACATCGCTGAACTCAAGTTTCCGTCTCTCGCCTTGAATGTGGATGCCTGTGACAAATATTAG